A window of the Agrococcus jejuensis genome harbors these coding sequences:
- a CDS encoding FGGY-family carbohydrate kinase, with protein sequence MGEYILGIDAGTSVLKAAVFDRAGTELSRGAHSVGIDSPEPHLAEEDMDQVWEAAADAIKDAIAGSGVDASEIVAVSVTGQGDGVWLVDTATGRPKGPAILWTDGRAGGIIDDWYANGTVTSQFAITGTGPYAGTTSAVLRWRADNEPEVLEGATTLWCKDWVEYNLTGDLSTDPSDASLSGIDTAGRQWSKQVNTIWGIDRVGSVLPPIKAPTDLSGTVTEAASARTGLTAGTPVYKGQMDITASSLGVGVVRPGDCMAVIGTAGIVTVCTDDLSKGFEPQDVGWTIPHGPDTWVRAMGMNSCTPNLDWFLREFGAAFEADAAAAGQGLFAHLEERILATPIGARGVIFHGYLAPGGERAPFVKPSARGSFSGLTGTHDRSDMLRAIYEGVAYGIRDCLDSIPTVVETVRLAGGGANSAVWCQIFADVLGRRIIVPAGSEFGAKGAAIVAGVGSGVYASYAEGADATVEIVREYEPDLEKTAVYTELFTAYRAIREANAKVWDQLQVATRTAAAYAAATKQQAGATEQPEPIAV encoded by the coding sequence ATGGGCGAGTACATCCTGGGAATCGACGCCGGCACGTCCGTGCTCAAGGCCGCGGTCTTCGACCGCGCAGGCACCGAGCTCTCGCGCGGCGCCCACAGCGTCGGCATCGACAGCCCCGAGCCGCACCTGGCCGAGGAGGACATGGACCAGGTGTGGGAGGCCGCGGCCGACGCCATCAAGGACGCGATCGCCGGCTCCGGCGTCGACGCGAGCGAGATCGTCGCCGTGTCGGTCACGGGTCAGGGCGACGGCGTGTGGCTCGTCGACACCGCGACCGGCCGCCCCAAGGGCCCCGCGATCCTGTGGACCGACGGTCGTGCAGGCGGCATCATCGACGACTGGTACGCGAACGGCACCGTCACGAGCCAGTTCGCCATCACCGGCACCGGCCCCTACGCCGGCACGACCTCGGCCGTGCTGCGCTGGCGTGCCGACAACGAGCCCGAGGTGCTCGAGGGCGCCACGACGCTCTGGTGCAAGGACTGGGTCGAGTACAACCTCACGGGCGACCTCTCGACCGACCCCTCCGACGCGAGCCTCTCGGGCATCGACACCGCCGGCCGCCAGTGGTCGAAGCAGGTGAACACGATCTGGGGCATCGACCGCGTCGGCTCCGTGCTGCCGCCCATCAAGGCGCCGACCGACCTCTCCGGCACCGTCACCGAGGCCGCCTCGGCGCGCACGGGCCTCACGGCAGGCACGCCCGTCTACAAGGGCCAGATGGACATCACCGCCTCGTCGCTCGGCGTCGGCGTCGTGCGCCCCGGCGACTGCATGGCCGTCATCGGCACCGCGGGCATCGTCACGGTCTGCACCGACGACCTCTCGAAGGGCTTCGAGCCGCAGGACGTGGGCTGGACGATCCCGCACGGCCCCGACACGTGGGTGCGTGCCATGGGCATGAACTCGTGCACGCCGAACCTCGACTGGTTCCTGCGCGAGTTCGGCGCGGCGTTCGAGGCGGATGCCGCTGCAGCCGGCCAGGGCCTGTTCGCGCACCTCGAGGAGCGCATCCTCGCCACGCCCATCGGTGCGCGCGGCGTCATCTTCCACGGCTACCTCGCGCCCGGTGGCGAGCGCGCGCCGTTCGTGAAGCCCTCCGCCCGCGGCTCGTTCTCGGGCCTCACCGGCACGCACGACCGCAGCGACATGCTGCGCGCCATCTACGAGGGCGTCGCCTACGGCATCCGCGACTGCCTCGACTCCATCCCCACGGTGGTCGAGACGGTGCGCCTGGCGGGCGGCGGCGCGAACAGCGCCGTCTGGTGCCAGATCTTCGCCGACGTGCTCGGCCGCCGCATCATCGTGCCCGCGGGCTCGGAGTTCGGCGCCAAGGGCGCGGCGATCGTCGCGGGCGTCGGCTCGGGCGTCTACGCCAGCTACGCCGAGGGTGCGGATGCGACGGTCGAGATCGTGCGCGAGTACGAGCCCGACCTCGAGAAGACCGCGGTCTACACCGAGCTCTTCACCGCCTACCGCGCCATCCGCGAGGCGAACGCGAAGGTCTGGGACCAGCTGCAGGTCGCGACGCGGACGGCGGCGGCGTACGCTGCGGCCACGAAGCAGCAGGCGGGCGCGACGGAGCAGCCCGAGCCCATCGCCGTCTGA
- a CDS encoding HAD-IIA family hydrolase → MTEPTPIDAIDEFDAYLFDLDGTIYLGEGLLPGAQRLVETLRAHGKRVLFCSNNPTKSPQDYADRLARLGLPTPVEDVYTSLVATVHWIEREMPGKVVFPIGEQPLVDALAAAGIPMSDDPERIDLVISSYDRTFEYRKLQIAFDALWFHERARLVTTNPDRFCPFPGGRGEPDAACITAAITAGTQVECEAVFGKPSKDLFDIIQRDTGIDPARTVMVGDRLSTDMLFARNSGIASALVMTGETDDAMLAAAPDEHRPDIVLGRIDHLVDAFVDADREARA, encoded by the coding sequence ATGACGGAGCCGACCCCCATCGACGCCATCGACGAGTTCGACGCGTACCTGTTCGACCTCGACGGCACGATCTACCTCGGCGAGGGCCTGCTGCCCGGCGCCCAGCGCCTCGTGGAGACGCTGCGCGCGCACGGCAAGCGCGTGCTCTTCTGCAGCAACAACCCCACGAAGTCGCCGCAGGACTACGCCGACCGCCTTGCGCGCCTCGGCCTGCCGACGCCGGTGGAGGACGTGTACACGAGCCTCGTCGCGACGGTGCACTGGATCGAGCGCGAGATGCCGGGCAAGGTCGTCTTCCCCATCGGCGAGCAGCCGCTCGTCGACGCGCTCGCCGCGGCGGGCATCCCCATGAGCGACGACCCCGAGCGCATCGACCTCGTCATCTCGTCGTACGACCGCACGTTCGAGTACCGCAAGCTGCAGATCGCGTTCGACGCGCTGTGGTTCCACGAGCGCGCCCGGCTCGTCACGACGAATCCCGACCGCTTCTGCCCGTTCCCGGGCGGCAGGGGAGAGCCGGATGCGGCGTGCATCACCGCCGCGATCACGGCGGGCACGCAGGTGGAGTGCGAGGCGGTGTTCGGCAAGCCGTCGAAGGACCTCTTCGACATCATCCAGCGCGACACGGGCATCGACCCGGCGCGCACGGTCATGGTGGGTGACCGCCTCTCGACCGACATGCTCTTCGCCCGCAACTCGGGCATCGCGTCGGCGCTCGTCATGACGGGCGAGACCGACGACGCCATGCTCGCGGCCGCGCCCGACGAGCACCGCCCCGACATCGTGCTGGGGCGCATCGACCACCTCGTCGACGCGTTCGTCGACGCCGATCGGGAGGCCCGCGCATGA
- a CDS encoding iron-containing alcohol dehydrogenase, translating to MTDLARASLEHSGGAMTTTSRPGALDAVGSLAASLLAGGSVVLLGDGVPKCVGGDDVDARVEAQLAERYELRHVVAPAGAHGVVLDESTVDATAADAEGAELIVSVGSGTVTDLAKVVGARLAVPVVAVQTAASVNGFADSLSVLVQKGAKRTSPSAWPAALVIDHDVLADAPDRLTRSGVGDAVAVWTSPADWYLACALGVDPGPYSDAFTAPVRDAVVAMTAPEATDAERMSGLVDALTLGGLMIGAAGSTAPLSGCEHLLSHVLDMRAMAEHVEHDLHGAQVGVASVVAAALWDVALHDERILDVSVDDLAPPADLRERVLATWAPVDPSGALGEECWIAVERKVVRWQEQRGGVAAFLADRERHRGELERLAGDPASCAAALAAWGAPTTFSALTPSVDADRARWALAALPFMRDRMTLADLLLFAGRWDDALVERVLARAGEAGGGL from the coding sequence ATGACGGATCTCGCGCGCGCCTCGCTCGAGCACTCGGGCGGCGCCATGACCACGACGTCGCGGCCCGGTGCGCTCGACGCCGTCGGCTCGCTCGCCGCGTCGCTGCTCGCGGGCGGCTCGGTCGTGCTGCTGGGCGACGGCGTGCCGAAGTGCGTCGGCGGCGACGACGTCGACGCGCGCGTCGAGGCGCAGCTCGCCGAGCGCTACGAGCTGCGGCACGTCGTCGCGCCCGCGGGCGCGCACGGCGTCGTGCTCGACGAGTCGACGGTGGATGCGACCGCAGCGGACGCCGAGGGCGCCGAGCTCATCGTCTCGGTCGGCTCGGGCACCGTCACCGACCTCGCGAAGGTCGTCGGCGCCCGCCTGGCCGTGCCCGTCGTCGCGGTGCAGACCGCCGCATCCGTCAACGGCTTCGCCGACTCCCTGTCGGTGCTCGTGCAGAAGGGTGCGAAGCGCACCTCGCCGAGCGCGTGGCCCGCCGCCCTCGTCATCGACCACGACGTGCTCGCCGACGCCCCCGACCGCCTCACGCGCTCGGGCGTCGGCGACGCCGTCGCCGTGTGGACGTCGCCGGCCGATTGGTACCTCGCGTGCGCTCTCGGCGTCGACCCCGGCCCGTACTCGGATGCGTTCACGGCACCGGTGCGCGACGCGGTCGTCGCGATGACGGCGCCCGAGGCGACCGACGCCGAGCGCATGTCGGGGCTCGTCGACGCGCTCACGCTGGGCGGCCTCATGATCGGCGCCGCCGGCTCGACGGCGCCGCTGTCGGGCTGCGAGCACCTGCTGAGCCACGTGCTCGACATGCGAGCGATGGCCGAGCACGTCGAGCACGACCTGCACGGCGCCCAGGTGGGCGTCGCGAGCGTCGTCGCCGCCGCGCTGTGGGACGTCGCGCTGCACGACGAGCGCATCCTCGACGTGTCGGTCGACGACTTGGCACCGCCCGCCGACCTGCGCGAGCGCGTGCTCGCGACGTGGGCGCCCGTCGATCCGTCGGGCGCGCTGGGCGAGGAGTGCTGGATCGCCGTCGAGCGCAAGGTCGTCCGCTGGCAGGAGCAGCGCGGCGGCGTCGCGGCGTTCCTCGCCGACCGCGAGCGGCACCGCGGCGAGCTCGAGCGCCTCGCGGGCGACCCCGCGTCGTGCGCGGCGGCGCTCGCGGCCTGGGGCGCGCCGACCACGTTCTCGGCGCTCACGCCGTCGGTGGACGCCGACCGTGCGCGCTGGGCGCTCGCAGCGCTGCCGTTCATGCGCGACCGCATGACGCTCGCCGACCTCCTGCTGTTCGCGGGCCGGTGGGACGACGCGCTCGTCGAGCGCGTGCTGGCGCGGGCAGGGGAGGCGGGTGGCGGCCTCTGA